The following proteins are encoded in a genomic region of Myxosarcina sp. GI1:
- a CDS encoding YqiA/YcfP family alpha/beta fold hydrolase produces the protein MNQTAYIYLHGFASSPQSNKACYLRDRFAELNLDLKVLDLNRGDFSHLTLTRQLEQTAAVFPPINTSVTLIGSSFGGLTAVWLAEKYPQVQRLVLLAPAFNFLAHWLPRLGKTQLNLWQKTGYLSVYHYGEDKLLPLHYGFVSDAESYDETQLARSLPTLILHGTDDEVIPIAASRNYASQHSDASQHSEVKLIELDSDHSLADMKQEIWQAIEVFCSL, from the coding sequence ATGAACCAAACGGCATACATTTATCTACATGGTTTTGCTTCTAGTCCCCAATCTAACAAAGCTTGTTACTTGCGCGATCGCTTTGCCGAATTAAATTTAGATTTAAAAGTTCTCGATCTCAATCGGGGAGATTTTTCACACCTTACTCTCACCAGGCAACTAGAGCAAACTGCTGCGGTTTTTCCTCCCATCAATACTTCCGTAACTCTCATCGGTTCTAGCTTCGGTGGTTTAACTGCGGTATGGCTGGCAGAAAAATATCCTCAAGTGCAACGTTTGGTACTTCTCGCACCAGCCTTCAATTTTTTAGCTCACTGGCTGCCAAGATTGGGAAAGACGCAATTAAACCTATGGCAAAAAACTGGTTATCTATCTGTCTATCATTACGGAGAAGATAAATTGCTGCCCCTACACTATGGCTTTGTAAGCGATGCCGAAAGTTATGATGAAACTCAATTAGCGCGATCGCTACCTACTTTAATTCTTCATGGTACTGATGATGAAGTGATTCCTATTGCTGCCAGCCGTAATTATGCTAGTCAGCATTCTGATGCTAGTCAGCATTCTGAAGTTAAATTAATCGAACTAGACAGCGATCATAGTTTGGCTGATATGAAACAGGAGATTTGGCAGGCAATTGAGGTTTTTTGTAGTTTGTAA